In Pasteurella multocida subsp. multocida OH4807, a genomic segment contains:
- the metG gene encoding methionyl-tRNA ligase (COG0143 Methionyl-tRNA synthetase), translating into MTSSARNILVTCALPYANGAIHLGHLLEHIQADIWVRFQRMRGHNVHFICADDAHGTPIMLNADKLGITPEELIAKSKADHVADFEGFNISYNNYHSTHSPENEALTAEMYKKLRANGFIKSRTISQLFDPEKGMFLPDRFVKGTCPKCKAEDQYGDNCEVCSSTYSPTELINPRSVVSGATPVLKDSEHFFFDLPAFEGMLEEWIKSGSLQPEIANKMQEWFESGLQQWDISRDAPYFGFKIPDTEDKYFYVWLDAPIGYMASFKNLCDKSGLNFDDFWKKDSTAELYHFIGKDIVYFHSLFWPAMLEGCDLRKPTNVFAHGYVTVNGVKMSKSRGTFIQASTYLRHLAPEYLRYYYAAKLNNRIEDLDLNLDDFVQRLNADVVNKFVNLASRSAGFITKRFDGKLAAEIAEPELLAEFVEKSAQIATYYEEREFGKVVREVMLLADKANKYIDDKAPWVIAKEEGRDAELQAVCSMALQLFRVLAIYLKPVIPQIIERAEAFLQDELNWESLNAPLLNHQILPFKALAQRLDPKHIEAIVDETKEQFAAQQALDQKNSAKVEPASQVEPIAETITIDDFAKLDLRVAKVIKCEAVPEANKLLRFELDLGDHTRQVFSGIKAAYDKPEELEGRFVIVIANLAARKMKFGLSEGMILSAGTGGSDLFLLDVDAGAKPGMQVK; encoded by the coding sequence ATGACAAGTTCGGCACGAAATATTTTAGTGACTTGCGCTTTACCTTATGCCAATGGCGCGATTCATTTAGGACATTTACTTGAGCATATCCAAGCGGATATTTGGGTGCGTTTCCAACGTATGCGTGGACACAACGTGCATTTTATTTGTGCAGATGATGCGCACGGCACGCCAATTATGCTTAATGCGGATAAATTAGGGATTACACCAGAAGAGCTGATTGCTAAATCGAAAGCGGATCACGTGGCAGATTTTGAAGGGTTTAATATTAGTTACAACAACTACCATTCAACGCACAGCCCTGAAAATGAAGCGTTAACCGCAGAAATGTATAAAAAATTACGTGCGAATGGCTTCATTAAAAGTCGTACGATTTCACAATTATTCGATCCTGAAAAAGGAATGTTCTTACCAGATCGCTTTGTAAAAGGCACTTGCCCAAAATGTAAAGCAGAAGATCAATATGGTGATAACTGTGAAGTCTGTTCTTCTACTTATAGCCCAACAGAATTGATTAACCCACGCTCTGTAGTATCGGGTGCGACACCTGTTTTAAAAGATTCGGAGCATTTCTTTTTTGACTTACCTGCATTTGAAGGAATGTTGGAAGAGTGGATTAAATCGGGCTCGTTACAACCTGAAATTGCGAACAAAATGCAAGAATGGTTTGAATCAGGTTTACAACAATGGGATATTTCGCGCGATGCGCCTTATTTTGGTTTTAAAATTCCAGATACAGAAGACAAATATTTCTATGTTTGGTTAGATGCCCCTATTGGCTATATGGCATCGTTCAAAAATCTGTGCGATAAGAGCGGTTTAAATTTTGATGATTTCTGGAAAAAAGACAGCACCGCTGAGCTTTATCACTTCATCGGTAAAGACATCGTTTATTTCCACAGCCTATTCTGGCCAGCCATGTTAGAAGGTTGTGATTTACGAAAACCGACGAACGTTTTTGCACACGGTTATGTCACCGTAAATGGCGTGAAAATGTCAAAATCTCGCGGTACATTTATCCAAGCATCCACTTATTTACGCCACTTAGCGCCTGAATATTTACGTTATTACTATGCAGCGAAATTAAACAACCGTATTGAAGATTTAGACTTAAATCTTGATGATTTTGTACAACGTTTAAATGCGGATGTGGTGAATAAATTCGTGAACTTGGCTTCACGTAGCGCGGGTTTCATTACTAAACGTTTTGACGGTAAATTAGCTGCAGAGATCGCAGAACCTGAATTATTAGCAGAATTTGTTGAAAAATCAGCGCAGATTGCCACTTATTATGAAGAACGAGAGTTCGGTAAAGTGGTGCGTGAAGTGATGCTATTAGCGGACAAAGCGAACAAATACATTGACGATAAAGCCCCTTGGGTAATTGCAAAAGAAGAAGGTCGTGATGCGGAATTACAAGCGGTTTGTTCAATGGCGTTACAATTATTCCGTGTGTTAGCGATCTATTTGAAACCAGTTATTCCACAAATTATCGAGCGTGCGGAAGCATTTTTACAAGATGAATTAAATTGGGAAAGCTTAAATGCGCCATTATTAAATCATCAAATTTTACCCTTCAAAGCGTTGGCACAACGTTTAGATCCAAAACACATTGAGGCGATTGTGGACGAAACGAAAGAACAATTTGCAGCACAGCAAGCATTAGATCAAAAGAACTCGGCAAAAGTAGAACCTGCAAGCCAAGTTGAACCGATTGCAGAAACGATCACTATCGATGATTTTGCGAAATTAGATTTACGTGTAGCAAAAGTGATTAAATGTGAAGCTGTACCAGAAGCAAATAAATTATTGCGTTTTGAATTAGACTTAGGCGATCACACTCGCCAAGTGTTCTCTGGTATCAAAGCGGCTTATGATAAACCAGAAGAACTTGAAGGTCGTTTTGTGATTGTGATTGCAAACCTTGCAGCACGTAAAATGAAATTCGGCTTATCTGAAGGGATGATCTTAAGTGCAGGTACAGGCGGTAGTGATTTATTCTTACTGGATGTCGATGCTGGTGCAAAACCTGGTATGCAAGTGAAATAG
- a CDS encoding hypothetical protein (COG0565 rRNA methylase) has translation MLENIRIVLVETSHTGNIGSAARAMKTMGLQHLYLVSPKQPIDEQALALAAGAEDVVKRAVITNCFEDAIADCALVIGTSARLRHLQHTLIEPRECGEKTISCASEQKVAIVFGRERIGLTNEELLKCRYHLTIPANPEYSSLNLAMAVQLICYELRMAYLAQQEKPLPLAIIENIYPKHTEIEYFFTQTEQLYTKLGFIQNQAVMLKLRRLYQRAEIEKNELNILQGMLSAVEKRLK, from the coding sequence ATGTTGGAAAATATTAGAATTGTTTTAGTTGAAACCTCGCATACAGGAAATATTGGCTCTGCTGCACGAGCAATGAAAACAATGGGGCTACAACATTTATATCTTGTTTCGCCTAAACAGCCGATTGATGAACAAGCATTGGCTTTGGCTGCGGGTGCTGAAGACGTGGTGAAACGCGCGGTGATAACAAATTGTTTTGAGGATGCCATCGCAGATTGTGCTTTAGTGATTGGGACGAGTGCTCGCTTACGCCATCTACAACACACTTTAATTGAACCCCGTGAATGTGGAGAAAAAACCATAAGTTGTGCGAGCGAGCAAAAAGTTGCAATTGTATTTGGACGCGAACGGATCGGACTGACAAATGAAGAGTTGTTAAAATGCCGTTATCATCTGACTATTCCTGCCAATCCAGAGTATTCTTCATTGAATTTGGCAATGGCTGTGCAACTCATTTGTTATGAATTACGTATGGCTTATTTAGCCCAACAAGAAAAGCCATTACCACTTGCAATAATAGAAAATATCTATCCAAAACATACTGAAATAGAGTATTTTTTTACACAAACCGAGCAACTGTATACCAAACTAGGTTTCATTCAAAATCAAGCAGTTATGTTGAAACTCCGCCGTTTATATCAACGGGCAGAAATTGAAAAGAATGAGCTGAATATTTTACAAGGTATGCTGAGTGCGGTTGAAAAACGGTTAAAATAG
- a CDS encoding sensor histidine kinase-like protein (COG0642 Signal transduction histidine kinase), with the protein MKNIRYFTQKYVDWVIRLGRVKFSILGLIVLAILALCTQALLSLFIIGEVYWIDLIRSITFGLISAPFVIYFFTVLVEKLEHSRQGLSQLVNNLRNEVSERVIAEKKLSIALDNIEKTSRDKTRLMATISHELRTPLNGIIGLSRILLDEDLTEQQRNYLKTINVSAISLGHIFSDIIDLEKIDARRIELNVKEVELHSFLNDISNFASLLAQQKKLDFQLVTDRHLPHWLMLDYARLSQILWNLIGNAVKFTTKGSVALNVKRVSAHQIAFSVTDTGVGIPADELPRVFDMYYQVQSSENKPSGSGIGLAVSKTIAQLMGGDLCATSQLGKGSCFTLMLPVKEVDKPIASENHIPTTLNILLVEDIEVNVVVAKSVLEKLGYVVDVAMTGQQAIEKFEQNEYDLLLLDIQLPDMSGFDVAKHLRHGYEIGEYDFLPPLIALTANVMHNKKDYQQNGMDDVLRKPLSLEELTTCLIDYFGDESAVNLALKKTTEQTSSLAHFDLKMLNELVEMLGVGFLQNSLALFKNTMPDYLKELLSAFTAYQQDQEKKPDVLSAAHKIKGAAASVGLKRVQQLAAQAQDPDNPHWAMHITEWITQLEQVWLSDVEELARYLDSINSTHS; encoded by the coding sequence ATGAAAAATATACGATATTTTACGCAGAAATATGTGGATTGGGTGATTCGTTTAGGGCGAGTGAAATTTTCTATTCTTGGTCTGATCGTTTTAGCTATTCTGGCATTATGTACACAGGCACTGTTAAGTTTATTTATTATTGGTGAAGTGTATTGGATTGATCTGATTCGTTCGATTACTTTTGGTCTCATTTCTGCTCCTTTTGTCATTTATTTTTTTACTGTTTTGGTTGAAAAACTGGAACATTCTCGTCAAGGGCTGTCCCAATTAGTCAATAATTTACGTAATGAAGTCTCAGAGCGTGTCATTGCTGAGAAAAAGTTGTCTATTGCTTTAGATAACATCGAAAAAACCAGCCGTGATAAAACGCGCTTAATGGCAACTATTAGTCATGAATTACGTACACCATTAAATGGGATCATTGGCTTGAGTCGAATTTTGTTAGACGAAGATTTGACAGAGCAGCAACGTAATTATTTAAAAACGATTAACGTGAGTGCGATTTCACTTGGGCATATTTTTAGTGACATCATTGATCTCGAAAAAATTGATGCACGGCGTATCGAATTGAATGTCAAGGAAGTGGAGTTGCATAGTTTTCTCAATGATATTAGTAATTTTGCGAGTTTATTAGCACAGCAAAAGAAACTCGATTTTCAATTGGTAACAGACCGTCATTTGCCACATTGGTTGATGCTGGATTATGCGCGTTTGAGCCAAATTCTGTGGAACTTGATTGGTAATGCCGTGAAATTTACGACTAAAGGAAGCGTGGCTTTAAATGTTAAACGTGTTTCGGCACATCAAATCGCTTTCAGTGTAACGGATACGGGAGTCGGGATTCCTGCTGATGAATTGCCTCGTGTATTTGATATGTATTATCAAGTGCAATCAAGTGAAAATAAACCCTCTGGTAGTGGGATCGGATTAGCCGTCTCTAAAACCATTGCTCAGCTAATGGGGGGCGATTTATGTGCGACAAGTCAGCTAGGAAAGGGTTCATGCTTTACCCTTATGTTACCAGTTAAAGAAGTCGATAAGCCTATTGCAAGTGAAAATCACATTCCAACCACATTGAATATTTTGTTGGTCGAAGATATTGAGGTTAATGTTGTTGTTGCTAAATCTGTCCTTGAAAAATTAGGGTATGTGGTGGATGTCGCGATGACAGGGCAACAAGCCATTGAAAAATTTGAGCAGAATGAGTATGACTTGTTGCTATTAGATATTCAATTGCCAGATATGTCAGGCTTTGATGTGGCTAAACATTTACGACATGGCTATGAAATCGGTGAGTACGATTTTTTACCTCCTTTGATTGCATTAACGGCTAATGTGATGCATAACAAAAAAGATTACCAACAAAATGGCATGGATGATGTTTTACGTAAGCCACTTTCCTTAGAGGAGTTGACAACGTGCTTGATCGACTATTTTGGTGATGAAAGTGCGGTCAATTTAGCGTTAAAAAAAACAACGGAACAGACGTCCAGTCTTGCTCACTTTGATCTAAAAATGCTAAATGAGCTCGTGGAGATGTTAGGGGTTGGATTTTTACAAAATAGCCTCGCTTTATTTAAAAATACGATGCCAGACTATTTGAAGGAGTTGTTAAGTGCCTTTACTGCTTATCAACAAGATCAAGAAAAGAAACCTGACGTGCTTTCCGCAGCACATAAAATCAAAGGGGCGGCAGCTTCGGTCGGTTTAAAACGTGTGCAACAACTTGCCGCACAGGCTCAAGATCCTGACAATCCTCATTGGGCAATGCATATTACAGAATGGATTACCCAATTGGAGCAGGTATGGTTGTCAGATGTAGAAGAATTAGCGCGTTATCTGGATAGCATAAATTCAACTCATTCGTGA
- a CDS encoding cysteine desulfurase (COG1104 Cysteine sulfinate desulfinase/cysteine desulfurase and related enzymes), with protein MKLPIYLDYAATCPVDERVAKKMMEYLTVDGNFGNPASRSHKFGWQAEEAVDVARNHIADLIGADSREIVFTSGATESDNLAIKGAAHFYQTKGKHIITCKTEHKAVLDTCRQLEREGFEVTYLNPKSDGLIDLDELKHAMRDDTILVSIMHVNNEIGVIQDIATIGELCRARKILFHVDATQSVGKLPINLAELKVDLMSMSSHKLYGPKGIGALYVSRKPRVRLEAIIHGGGHERGMRSGTLPVHQIVGMGEAYRICKEEMATEMPRLKALRDRLYHGLKNIEETYVNGSMEHRLDSNLNISFNYVEGESLMMALRDIAVSSGSACTSASLEPSYVLRALGLNDELAHSSIRFTLGRYTTEEEIDYTINLVKNAVEKLRELSPLWDMYKEGIDLSTIEWTHH; from the coding sequence ATGAAATTACCTATTTACCTTGATTATGCAGCGACTTGTCCTGTGGATGAACGTGTTGCAAAAAAAATGATGGAATACTTAACAGTTGACGGCAACTTTGGTAATCCAGCATCACGTTCACATAAATTCGGTTGGCAGGCAGAAGAAGCTGTAGATGTTGCGCGTAACCATATTGCTGATTTAATTGGAGCGGATTCTCGAGAAATTGTTTTCACTTCTGGTGCAACAGAGTCTGATAATTTGGCAATTAAAGGTGCGGCACATTTTTATCAAACAAAGGGTAAGCATATCATCACTTGCAAAACAGAGCACAAAGCCGTTTTAGATACCTGTCGTCAACTTGAGCGTGAAGGCTTTGAAGTGACTTATCTAAACCCAAAATCAGATGGGTTAATTGATTTAGACGAATTAAAACATGCTATGCGAGATGATACGATTTTAGTATCGATTATGCACGTGAATAACGAAATTGGTGTGATCCAAGATATTGCGACAATTGGTGAATTATGTCGCGCGCGCAAAATTTTATTTCATGTTGATGCGACGCAAAGCGTCGGGAAGTTACCGATTAATTTGGCTGAATTAAAAGTAGACTTAATGTCGATGTCAAGCCACAAGCTTTATGGACCAAAAGGGATCGGGGCATTATATGTTAGCCGTAAACCACGTGTACGTTTAGAAGCTATTATTCATGGTGGTGGTCATGAGCGTGGTATGCGTTCAGGCACATTGCCAGTGCATCAAATTGTAGGTATGGGCGAAGCATATCGTATTTGTAAGGAAGAAATGGCAACAGAAATGCCTCGTCTAAAAGCATTACGTGATCGCTTATATCATGGTTTAAAAAACATTGAAGAAACTTATGTTAATGGTTCAATGGAACACCGTTTAGATAGTAACTTAAACATTAGTTTCAATTATGTTGAAGGTGAATCATTAATGATGGCGTTACGTGACATTGCGGTATCTTCAGGATCTGCTTGTACTTCTGCGAGTTTAGAGCCTTCGTATGTATTACGTGCGTTAGGTTTAAATGATGAACTCGCACACAGTTCAATTCGTTTCACGTTAGGCCGCTATACGACAGAAGAAGAAATTGATTACACGATTAATTTGGTGAAAAATGCAGTTGAGAAATTGCGAGAGTTATCTCCACTTTGGGATATGTATAAAGAAGGAATCGATTTAAGTACGATTGAGTGGACACACCACTAA
- a CDS encoding hypothetical protein (COG0316 Uncharacterized conserved protein): MGISLTETAAERVRTFLTNRGKGIGLRLGIKTSGCSGLAYVLEFVDELHEDDHVFEQHGVKIIVDAKSLVYLEGTELDFAKEGLNEGFKFNNPNVKEQCGCGESFHV, translated from the coding sequence ATGGGTATTTCTCTTACTGAAACCGCCGCTGAACGAGTGAGAACATTCTTGACTAATCGAGGCAAAGGGATCGGTTTACGCTTAGGGATTAAAACATCAGGTTGCTCAGGATTGGCTTATGTTCTTGAATTTGTTGATGAGTTACATGAAGATGATCATGTGTTTGAACAACATGGTGTAAAAATCATTGTGGATGCGAAGAGTCTTGTTTACTTAGAAGGAACAGAGCTAGATTTTGCAAAAGAAGGATTAAATGAAGGCTTTAAATTTAATAACCCGAATGTTAAAGAGCAATGTGGTTGTGGTGAAAGTTTTCACGTTTAG
- the rlmL gene encoding 23S rRNA m(2)G2445 methyltransferase (COG0116 Predicted N6-adenine-specific DNA methylase) encodes MKQLFATTARGFEELLKNELTELGATACQVAQGGVHFQADDETQYRVLLWTRLASRVLLPIVHTKIYSDLDLYSAVVSQHWLDYFDEKANFMVDFNGTNREIRHTQFGAMRVKDGIVDYFERAGKARPNVDKDYPDVRIHAYLNREELVISLDLSGEALHMRGYREDTGKAPLRETLAAAIVLRSGWEVCSPLIDPMCGSGTLLIEAAQMQAKIAPQLHRLYWGFDSWKGHNQSAWDKIKGEAVALAEQEFNKEHKANFYGFDLDHRVLQKAKRNAQNAGVAHLIQWQQGDVAGLKNPFAEEKGTVICNPPYGERLGTTPALIALYSVFGQRLKDQFADWNVSVFSAEPTLLDCLRLRSYRQFKAKNGPLECVQKNYRISARPASELQKSAVENALEFDRTSATPVAVDFANRLQKNIKKVEKWANQQGLNAYRLYDADLPEYNLAVDCYDDHIVVQEYAAPKNIDENKARQRLLDAVTATLQVTGVETNKLILKVRQKQKGTNQYEKLANKGEYFYVNEYGAKLWVNLTDYLDTGLFLDHRLTRKMLGEMAKGKDFLNLFAYTGSATVHAALGGAKSTTTVDMSNTYLNWAEQNLLLNDLEGKQHKLIQADCLQWLARCDRQFDLIFVDPPTFSNSKRMEDSWDVQRDHIKLMTNLKRILRPNGIIVFSNNKRGFKMDFAGLTELGLSAVDISEKTRPLDFERNKHIHNCWRVTVSEK; translated from the coding sequence ATGAAACAACTTTTTGCTACTACAGCACGTGGGTTTGAAGAATTATTAAAAAACGAGCTAACCGAATTAGGCGCAACGGCATGCCAAGTGGCGCAAGGTGGGGTACATTTTCAGGCCGATGATGAAACACAATATCGTGTCTTGCTTTGGACTCGTTTAGCGTCTCGTGTGTTATTGCCGATTGTGCACACCAAAATTTACAGCGACCTTGATTTATATTCAGCTGTCGTCAGTCAACATTGGCTGGATTATTTCGATGAAAAAGCCAATTTTATGGTGGATTTTAACGGGACTAACCGAGAAATTCGCCATACTCAGTTTGGTGCAATGCGTGTTAAAGACGGGATTGTGGATTATTTTGAACGTGCAGGCAAAGCCCGTCCGAATGTGGATAAAGATTATCCCGATGTCCGTATTCATGCGTATTTAAATCGTGAAGAATTGGTGATCTCTTTAGATTTAAGCGGTGAAGCATTGCATATGCGTGGCTATCGTGAGGATACTGGCAAAGCGCCATTACGTGAAACGTTAGCGGCAGCCATTGTGTTACGTTCAGGTTGGGAAGTGTGCTCGCCATTAATTGATCCAATGTGTGGTTCGGGGACGTTGCTTATTGAAGCGGCACAAATGCAAGCAAAAATTGCACCGCAGTTACATCGCTTATATTGGGGCTTTGATTCTTGGAAAGGGCATAATCAAAGTGCTTGGGATAAAATCAAAGGCGAAGCGGTAGCATTAGCAGAACAAGAGTTTAACAAAGAACATAAAGCGAATTTTTATGGCTTTGATTTAGACCATCGAGTATTACAAAAAGCAAAACGCAATGCTCAAAATGCAGGCGTTGCCCATTTAATCCAATGGCAACAAGGTGATGTGGCTGGATTAAAAAATCCATTTGCAGAGGAAAAAGGGACAGTGATTTGTAACCCCCCTTATGGTGAGCGTTTAGGCACAACCCCAGCATTAATTGCGTTATATTCTGTGTTTGGTCAGCGTTTAAAAGACCAATTTGCCGATTGGAATGTGTCGGTATTCAGTGCAGAACCTACATTGTTAGACTGCTTACGTTTGCGCTCATACCGTCAATTTAAAGCCAAAAATGGTCCGCTAGAATGTGTACAAAAAAACTATCGTATCAGCGCTCGTCCTGCCTCTGAATTGCAAAAAAGTGCGGTAGAAAATGCGTTAGAATTTGACCGCACTTCAGCAACACCTGTGGCGGTTGATTTTGCTAACCGTCTGCAAAAAAACATCAAAAAAGTTGAAAAATGGGCGAATCAACAAGGTCTGAATGCTTATCGTCTCTATGATGCCGATCTGCCAGAGTATAACTTAGCGGTGGATTGCTATGACGATCATATCGTTGTGCAAGAATATGCTGCGCCAAAAAATATTGATGAAAATAAAGCACGCCAACGTTTATTAGATGCGGTAACCGCGACGTTACAAGTGACTGGCGTTGAAACCAATAAGCTGATTTTAAAGGTTCGCCAAAAACAAAAAGGCACGAATCAATATGAAAAATTAGCCAATAAAGGTGAGTATTTTTATGTCAATGAGTATGGCGCAAAATTATGGGTGAATTTAACGGATTATTTGGATACAGGTTTATTCCTCGATCACCGTTTAACCCGCAAAATGTTGGGTGAAATGGCAAAAGGGAAAGATTTCTTAAATCTGTTTGCTTACACCGGGTCGGCAACGGTACACGCTGCATTGGGCGGGGCAAAATCTACCACCACAGTGGATATGTCGAACACCTATTTAAACTGGGCAGAACAGAATTTATTGCTCAATGATTTGGAAGGCAAACAGCACAAGCTCATTCAAGCAGACTGTTTACAATGGCTTGCACGTTGTGATCGTCAATTTGATTTGATTTTCGTGGATCCTCCGACATTTTCTAACTCAAAACGTATGGAGGACAGCTGGGATGTGCAGCGTGATCACATTAAATTGATGACCAATTTAAAGCGTATTTTGCGACCAAATGGCATAATCGTCTTTTCCAATAACAAACGTGGCTTCAAAATGGACTTCGCTGGATTGACCGAATTGGGTTTAAGTGCGGTGGATATTTCAGAGAAAACACGCCCACTCGATTTTGAACGCAATAAGCATATTCATAACTGTTGGCGAGTCACTGTCTCAGAAAAATAA
- a CDS encoding hypothetical protein (COG1959 Predicted transcriptional regulator): MKLTSKGRYAVTAILDIALHSNRGPVSLSDISERQHISLSYLEQLFAKLRRHGLVKSVRGPGGGYQLGLSADKISVGMVINAVNENIDVTRCLGRGDCQDGAECLTHSLWMGLSQRIEDFLNEISLAELVEQNRQKCASIEFHGDFDNLIILDN, from the coding sequence ATGAAATTAACATCGAAAGGACGCTATGCGGTAACTGCGATTCTTGATATTGCATTACATTCAAACAGAGGCCCGGTTAGTTTGTCTGATATTTCTGAAAGACAGCATATTTCGCTTTCATATTTAGAGCAGTTATTTGCTAAATTGCGTCGACATGGACTAGTCAAAAGTGTCCGTGGACCAGGTGGGGGATATCAATTAGGCTTATCGGCAGATAAAATTTCGGTTGGCATGGTGATTAACGCAGTAAATGAAAATATTGATGTGACGCGTTGTTTAGGACGTGGCGATTGTCAAGATGGTGCAGAATGCTTGACGCATTCACTCTGGATGGGATTAAGCCAGCGTATTGAAGATTTTCTAAATGAGATTAGCCTTGCTGAGCTTGTTGAACAAAATCGCCAAAAATGTGCATCAATTGAATTTCATGGGGATTTTGATAATTTAATTATTTTAGATAACTAA
- a CDS encoding scaffold protein (COG0822 NifU homolog involved in Fe-S cluster formation) → MAYSDKVIDHYENPRNVGALDKKDTNVGTGMVGAPACGDVMQLQIKVNDDGIIEDAKFKTYGCGSAIASSSLITEWVKGKSLDEAQAIKNSQIAEELELPPVKVHCSILAEDAIKAAIADYKAKKEAK, encoded by the coding sequence ATGGCATACAGCGATAAAGTAATTGATCACTATGAGAATCCTCGTAATGTGGGGGCTTTAGATAAAAAAGACACCAATGTTGGAACGGGTATGGTAGGTGCCCCTGCGTGTGGTGATGTCATGCAGCTTCAAATTAAAGTGAATGATGATGGCATCATTGAAGATGCAAAATTCAAAACCTATGGGTGCGGTTCAGCGATTGCGTCAAGTTCATTAATCACAGAATGGGTGAAAGGCAAATCGTTAGATGAAGCGCAGGCGATTAAAAATAGTCAAATTGCTGAAGAATTAGAATTGCCGCCAGTCAAAGTACACTGTTCAATTCTTGCTGAAGATGCGATAAAAGCCGCAATTGCAGATTATAAAGCCAAAAAAGAAGCAAAATAA
- a CDS encoding hypothetical protein (COG0483 Archaeal fructose-1,6-bisphosphatase and related enzymes of inositol monophosphatase family) yields the protein MNPMLNIAIRAARKAGNIIAKNYERRDDIQTTLKSANDYVTNIDKASEEAIIEIIKKSYPEHTIITEESGALEGKESDIQWIIDPLDGTTNFVKGLPHFSVSIAIRVKGRTEVGVVYDPIRNELFTAVRGEGAKLNDMRLRVENKRELDGAILATGFPFKKARLMPTQFAMMNNLIKQAADFRRTGSAALDLCYVAACRVDGYFEMDIKAWDVAAGDLIVREAGALVSDFYGGHQYLTCGHIIAATPRVMKDMLNHIQPCLSDEFKL from the coding sequence ATGAATCCAATGTTAAATATCGCAATTCGTGCGGCACGAAAAGCGGGCAATATAATTGCTAAAAATTATGAACGCCGTGATGACATTCAAACGACATTAAAAAGCGCAAATGATTATGTAACAAATATCGATAAAGCTTCAGAAGAAGCAATTATTGAAATCATCAAAAAATCTTATCCAGAACATACGATCATTACGGAAGAAAGTGGTGCGTTAGAAGGGAAAGAGAGCGATATTCAATGGATTATTGATCCGCTAGATGGCACAACAAACTTTGTGAAAGGTTTGCCACATTTCTCTGTTTCTATTGCAATTCGTGTAAAAGGTCGTACTGAAGTCGGCGTTGTCTATGATCCTATTCGTAATGAACTCTTCACCGCTGTCCGTGGCGAAGGCGCAAAATTAAATGACATGCGTTTACGAGTAGAAAATAAACGTGAATTAGATGGTGCAATACTTGCAACAGGTTTCCCATTCAAAAAAGCACGTTTAATGCCGACGCAATTTGCGATGATGAACAATTTGATTAAACAAGCCGCTGATTTCCGTCGTACAGGTTCTGCTGCCTTAGATTTATGTTATGTTGCTGCCTGCCGTGTAGATGGCTATTTTGAAATGGACATCAAAGCATGGGATGTGGCTGCTGGTGACTTAATTGTACGCGAAGCAGGAGCGTTAGTCTCTGATTTTTACGGTGGACATCAATATTTAACTTGTGGACATATTATTGCAGCGACACCTCGTGTAATGAAAGACATGCTCAACCATATTCAACCTTGCCTTAGTGATGAATTTAAGCTGTAA